One window of Lacerta agilis isolate rLacAgi1 chromosome 14, rLacAgi1.pri, whole genome shotgun sequence genomic DNA carries:
- the UBE2M gene encoding NEDD8-conjugating enzyme Ubc12 isoform X1: MIKLFSLKQQKKEEESAGGTKGSSKKASAAQLRIQKDINELNLPKTCEIDFSDQDDLLNFKLVICPDEGFYKGGKFVFSFKVGQGYPHDPPKVKCETMVYHPNIDLEGNVCLNILREDWKPVLTINSIIYGLQYLFLEPNPEDPLNKEAAEVLQNNRRLFEQNVQRSMRGGYIGSTYFERCLK, from the exons ATGATCAAGCTTTTCTCGTTAAAGCagcagaagaaggaggaggaatcgGCCGGCGGCACCAAGGGCTCTAGCAAGAAAGCCTCCGCCGCGCAACTCCGCATCCAgaaag ATATTAATGAATTGAATTTGCCGAAAACATGCGAAATAGACTTTTCAGACCAGGATGACCTCCTCAACTTCAAACTAGTTATCTGCCCTGATGAG GGCTTCTATAAAGGTGGGAAATTCGTTTTCAGTTTTAAA GTGGGACAAGGATACCCACATGACCCACCCAAGGTGAAGTGTGAGACCATGGTGTATCATCCCAACATAGACCTAGAAGGCAATGTCTGCCTAAATATCCTCAG agaggacTGGAAGCCTGTACTAACAATAAACTCTATAATTTATGGCCTGCAGTATCTCTTCTTG gaGCCAAACCCTGAAGACCCCctgaacaaagaggctgctgaagtCCTCCAGAACAACAGACGCCTGTTTGAGCAGAACGTCCAGCGCTCCATGCGGGGCGGCTACATTGGCTCCACCTACTTTGAACGCTGCCTCAAATAG
- the UBE2M gene encoding NEDD8-conjugating enzyme Ubc12 isoform X2 encodes MIKLFSLKQQKKEEESAGGTKGSSKKASAAQLRIQKDINELNLPKTCEIDFSDQDDLLNFKLVICPDEVGQGYPHDPPKVKCETMVYHPNIDLEGNVCLNILREDWKPVLTINSIIYGLQYLFLEPNPEDPLNKEAAEVLQNNRRLFEQNVQRSMRGGYIGSTYFERCLK; translated from the exons ATGATCAAGCTTTTCTCGTTAAAGCagcagaagaaggaggaggaatcgGCCGGCGGCACCAAGGGCTCTAGCAAGAAAGCCTCCGCCGCGCAACTCCGCATCCAgaaag ATATTAATGAATTGAATTTGCCGAAAACATGCGAAATAGACTTTTCAGACCAGGATGACCTCCTCAACTTCAAACTAGTTATCTGCCCTGATGAG GTGGGACAAGGATACCCACATGACCCACCCAAGGTGAAGTGTGAGACCATGGTGTATCATCCCAACATAGACCTAGAAGGCAATGTCTGCCTAAATATCCTCAG agaggacTGGAAGCCTGTACTAACAATAAACTCTATAATTTATGGCCTGCAGTATCTCTTCTTG gaGCCAAACCCTGAAGACCCCctgaacaaagaggctgctgaagtCCTCCAGAACAACAGACGCCTGTTTGAGCAGAACGTCCAGCGCTCCATGCGGGGCGGCTACATTGGCTCCACCTACTTTGAACGCTGCCTCAAATAG